One genomic segment of Impatiens glandulifera chromosome 6, dImpGla2.1, whole genome shotgun sequence includes these proteins:
- the LOC124942979 gene encoding F-box protein CPR1-like: MSPFPDEILANILFRLPVKCLLRSRCVSKSWFALISSSYFVKLHLNRSVQTKSNLGLLLWKGNSYRVNNDSLDNGVLQPIEVDNHPLRCYKNYGTLWGSCDGLFCMSNDIGNVILWNSSTKKYINLPSTPIKITICGSEKKAFRNTLLERVYRFGYDNINGDYKVVSVVIAKDARGGDACFEEMLGSLKSNSWRKSENCLHCPDLISTGDSIAGGAMPLILGQRNID; encoded by the coding sequence ATGTCGCCGTTTCCGGATGAGATTCTAGCAAACATTCTTTTCCGATTGCCTGTTAAGTGTCTTCTCCGTTCAAGGTGTGTATCTAAATCCTGGTTTGCCCTAATCAGTAGTTCCTATTTTGTTAAATTGCATCTGAACCGATCAGTCCAAACCAAGAGCAACCTCGGCCTCCTCCTGTGGAAAGGCAATTCCTATAGGGTGAACAATGATTCCCTCGACAACGGCGTTCTTCAACCTATAGAGGTTGATAACCATCCCTTGAGGTGTTATAAGAATTATGGGACCCTTTGGGGATCCTGTGATGGCTTGTTCTGCATGTCGAATGACATTGGAAATGTCATTTTATGGAATTCATCAACCAAAAAGTATATAAACTTGCCTTCCACACCAATTAAGATTACCATTTGTGGTAGTGAGAAGAAAGCCTTTAGAAATACTTTACTAGAGCGAGTTTATCGATTTGGTTATGATAACATCAATGGCGATTATAAGGTAGTCTCAGTGGTGATTGCAAAAGATGCTAGAGGAGGAGACGCCTGTTTTGAGGAGATGCTAGGTAGTTTGAAATCTAATTCCTGGCGTAAGTCAGAGAATTGTCTTCACTGTCCGGACTTGATAAGTACCGGAGATTCAATAGCAGGGGGAGCTATGCCTCTGATTTTAGGACAGAGAAATATAGATTAA